A DNA window from Bradyrhizobium barranii subsp. barranii contains the following coding sequences:
- a CDS encoding IS1380-like element ISBdi2 family transposase yields MTDDTIPPFSFPAVHAKKVTAAFDGGRLTSNGGVMLLAMAERRLGLANNLARVFPDRRDPTRVVHSLVDMLRARMFAICCGYEDADDLDHLRSDPAFKLACGRLPDTGRDLCSQPTLSRLENAPRLRDVIRLTYILVDAWMDSYPREPASVTLDIDDTCDVVHGHQQLSLFNAHYDERCFLPIHVYDTEKSRPVAVVLRPGKTPGGVEVRAHLRRLVRHIRTRWHNTQITFRGDGHYARPEAMAWCETNGIDYIFGLSGTKPLARKVDEVADDIRTRRAIENLPVLRGYTETRHKAKSWDRERRTVARIEATMLGLDIRFVVTSLDVGSAEWIYDSLYCARGQAENLIKLHKTQLASDRTSCRSALANQVRLVLHTAAYWLMLTVRDAIPKARELAAAEFATLRLRLLKIAARVVETTSRIRLAFAAACPEADLICGLPGALLPLGP; encoded by the coding sequence ATGACCGACGATACGATTCCGCCCTTCTCGTTTCCAGCCGTTCACGCCAAGAAAGTCACAGCTGCCTTCGATGGTGGGCGCCTAACCTCGAACGGGGGCGTGATGCTTCTGGCGATGGCCGAGCGGCGTCTCGGTTTGGCCAACAATCTGGCCCGGGTGTTCCCGGATCGGCGCGATCCGACGCGGGTCGTGCACAGCCTGGTCGATATGCTCCGCGCTCGCATGTTCGCGATCTGCTGCGGCTACGAGGACGCCGACGACCTCGATCATCTGAGGTCCGATCCGGCATTCAAACTGGCCTGCGGACGGCTGCCGGACACGGGCCGGGATTTGTGTTCCCAGCCGACGCTGTCGCGGCTGGAGAATGCTCCGCGCCTGCGCGACGTGATCCGGCTGACCTACATTTTGGTCGACGCATGGATGGATAGCTACCCGCGCGAGCCGGCATCCGTCACGCTCGACATCGATGATACCTGCGACGTCGTCCACGGCCATCAGCAGCTCTCGCTGTTCAACGCTCATTATGACGAACGCTGCTTCCTGCCGATCCACGTCTACGACACGGAGAAGAGCCGGCCCGTGGCCGTCGTGCTGCGGCCCGGCAAGACGCCGGGCGGCGTCGAGGTGCGTGCCCATCTGCGCCGCCTGGTACGGCATATCCGGACGCGATGGCACAACACGCAAATTACGTTCCGTGGCGACGGGCACTATGCCCGGCCGGAGGCCATGGCGTGGTGCGAGACCAACGGCATCGACTACATCTTCGGTCTGTCCGGCACCAAGCCTCTCGCCAGAAAAGTCGACGAGGTCGCCGACGACATCCGCACGCGACGCGCCATCGAGAACCTGCCGGTTCTGCGTGGCTATACCGAGACGCGCCACAAGGCAAAGTCCTGGGATCGCGAACGGCGCACTGTCGCCCGTATTGAGGCGACGATGCTCGGCCTCGACATCCGCTTCGTCGTCACCAGCCTCGATGTCGGCTCGGCCGAGTGGATCTACGACAGCCTGTATTGCGCGCGCGGCCAAGCCGAGAATCTGATCAAGCTGCATAAGACGCAGCTCGCCTCCGATCGCACCAGCTGCCGTTCGGCGCTCGCCAACCAGGTCCGTCTCGTGCTCCATACGGCCGCTTATTGGCTGATGCTGACCGTGCGCGACGCCATTCCCAAAGCCCGGGAATTGGCCGCTGCCGAGTTCGCGACGCTGCGTCTTCGGCTCTTGAAAATCGCCGCCCGTGTCGTCGAGACCACGAGCCGCATTCGCCTTGCGTTTGCCGCGGCATGTCCCGAAGCCGACCTGATCTGCGGCTTGCCCGGCGCGCTGCTGCCGCTCGGTCCTTGA
- a CDS encoding tyrosine-type recombinase/integrase: MAGRLRPLDVERLIKPGKYADGGGLYLIVTGPTSRSWSYRYWKDGKERWHGLGSLKAVSLKDARLARDAARLRVKGDRSTAGIDIVQERRKERDEAKTVVAKMVLPTFEECAEAYIRANWSTWSEKHRDQWPSSLKRYAYATIGKLTIPEIKPSHIHDLLEPIWVEKRETANRVRGRIETIIAKNVDIDDPEFRNPAELTRQMREKLPKRSKRVVRHHPALAYAEAPAFLRLLASAPGRAAAMLRFLIFTACRTNEAVEGRWSEIDRPNSTWKIPGDRMKMDQDHYVPLSAPALAVLDELRDGREGELIFAGPDGGAFSENAMLAVLDRLGYGHVTVHGFRSTFATWAEECTDYPDGVREAALAHKYKSETTAAYQRGQKLEKRRALMKDWAAFLTGSNVFQLQDRRVG, from the coding sequence ATGGCTGGACGGCTCAGACCACTCGACGTAGAGCGCCTCATAAAGCCCGGCAAATACGCCGATGGCGGCGGCCTGTATTTGATCGTCACAGGACCGACCTCGAGAAGCTGGTCGTATAGATATTGGAAAGACGGCAAAGAGCGGTGGCACGGTCTTGGCTCGTTGAAGGCGGTATCGCTAAAGGATGCGCGGCTTGCGCGAGATGCGGCCCGACTGCGTGTTAAAGGTGATCGCAGCACTGCCGGTATCGACATCGTTCAAGAACGGCGAAAAGAACGCGACGAGGCAAAAACCGTCGTGGCCAAGATGGTATTGCCAACCTTTGAAGAATGTGCGGAAGCCTACATTCGGGCGAACTGGTCGACCTGGAGTGAGAAGCATCGCGATCAATGGCCGTCCTCCCTCAAACGCTACGCCTATGCTACCATCGGCAAACTGACGATTCCGGAGATCAAGCCAAGCCACATCCACGATCTGCTGGAGCCAATCTGGGTAGAGAAGCGGGAGACTGCGAACCGCGTCCGTGGCCGAATTGAAACGATCATCGCAAAGAACGTCGATATCGATGATCCGGAATTCCGCAACCCAGCCGAACTGACACGGCAGATGCGCGAGAAATTACCAAAACGCTCCAAGCGAGTCGTTCGGCATCATCCCGCTTTGGCCTATGCCGAAGCACCAGCATTTTTGAGGCTTCTAGCTAGCGCGCCAGGCAGAGCTGCTGCCATGTTGCGCTTTCTAATTTTTACGGCTTGCCGCACCAACGAGGCGGTCGAGGGGCGGTGGTCCGAGATCGATCGGCCAAATTCGACTTGGAAAATTCCGGGCGACCGAATGAAGATGGACCAGGACCATTACGTTCCATTGTCTGCCCCCGCCTTGGCGGTGCTCGACGAGTTGCGCGATGGACGCGAAGGCGAACTAATCTTCGCCGGACCTGATGGCGGAGCATTCTCAGAAAACGCAATGCTCGCAGTGCTTGATCGTCTCGGCTACGGACACGTCACCGTCCATGGTTTCCGATCAACCTTCGCGACTTGGGCGGAGGAATGCACCGATTATCCGGACGGCGTACGCGAAGCCGCGCTGGCCCACAAATACAAGAGCGAGACCACCGCAGCCTATCAGCGAGGCCAAAAGTTGGAAAAGCGACGGGCTCTAATGAAGGATTGGGCCGCATTCCTCACCGGCAGCAATGTGTTTCAGCTGCAAGACCGCAGGGTGGGATAA
- the tnpC gene encoding IS66 family transposase, translated as MALRPEDLPSDPAALAEMVLAFEGENDDLRAEIATLKSLIFGARSERAAIVCAEQIAFDLERTAGSQLPANDDKPDAPRPERRKAKRNIGALPAHLPRVERVIEPASTLCPCCTGQMHRIGEESSEALDRVPAWLRVLRTIRPKYACRSCEGPIVQAPAPARLVEGGMATTALIAHIAAAKYAWQSTLYRQTQILAGQGVVVDRQTLARWMGSAAWLVRGLYDLQLKTMHGFERLFCDETPMPVLDPGRGRTRICQFWAHATDDRAWKGPAPPAVAYVFAGGRGKKEIVAQLAGFEGVLQVDGYAAYASLAGDAMMSGQIQLAYCLVHARRNFVRVHKTTNSPFAAEVIERIAAVYAIEERIRGLDAGERRATRQAETKPLMEALRARLIAVKDGISRRSTLIKAIDYMLERWQGLTTFLDDGRLEPDTNTVERSIRPIAIGKKNSLFSGDEGGGETWAILASLLNTAKLNGLDPEAYLVDVLDRMVSGATKTNQLHELLAWNWKAAREAEKRAVA; from the coding sequence ATGGCGCTTCGCCCCGAAGATCTCCCCTCTGACCCTGCGGCTCTTGCCGAGATGGTGCTGGCTTTCGAAGGCGAGAACGATGATCTGCGCGCAGAGATCGCCACGTTGAAGAGCCTGATCTTCGGCGCACGATCGGAGCGCGCGGCGATCGTCTGCGCCGAACAGATCGCGTTTGATCTGGAACGGACCGCCGGCTCACAGCTCCCGGCCAATGACGACAAACCGGACGCGCCGCGGCCGGAGCGGCGCAAAGCGAAGCGCAACATCGGCGCGCTGCCGGCGCATCTGCCTCGGGTCGAGCGGGTGATCGAGCCGGCGTCCACGCTGTGCCCGTGCTGCACGGGTCAGATGCATCGGATCGGCGAGGAGAGCAGCGAAGCGCTCGATCGGGTTCCCGCGTGGCTGCGTGTGCTCCGCACGATCCGTCCAAAATACGCCTGCCGCTCCTGTGAGGGCCCGATTGTCCAGGCCCCGGCACCGGCGCGGCTCGTCGAGGGCGGCATGGCAACGACGGCGCTGATCGCGCATATCGCCGCGGCCAAATATGCCTGGCAATCGACGCTCTATCGCCAGACGCAGATCCTGGCGGGTCAGGGTGTCGTCGTCGACCGTCAGACGCTGGCGCGCTGGATGGGGAGCGCGGCGTGGCTGGTCAGGGGCCTCTACGATCTGCAACTGAAGACTATGCACGGCTTCGAGCGGCTGTTCTGCGACGAGACGCCGATGCCAGTGCTCGATCCGGGACGCGGCCGCACGAGGATCTGCCAGTTCTGGGCGCACGCGACGGACGATCGGGCGTGGAAGGGGCCGGCGCCGCCGGCGGTCGCCTACGTGTTCGCAGGTGGTCGCGGCAAAAAGGAGATCGTGGCGCAGTTAGCCGGCTTCGAAGGCGTGCTGCAAGTCGACGGCTATGCCGCCTACGCCTCGCTGGCGGGCGATGCGATGATGTCGGGCCAGATCCAGCTGGCGTATTGTCTCGTTCACGCGCGCCGCAACTTCGTGAGGGTGCACAAGACGACGAACTCACCCTTCGCCGCGGAGGTCATCGAGCGCATTGCGGCCGTCTACGCGATCGAGGAGAGGATCCGCGGTCTCGATGCTGGGGAACGCCGCGCGACGCGACAGGCCGAGACGAAGCCGCTGATGGAGGCGTTGAGGGCCCGTCTGATCGCGGTGAAGGACGGGATCTCCCGCCGCTCGACGCTCATCAAGGCGATCGACTACATGCTCGAACGCTGGCAGGGCCTGACGACGTTCCTGGATGACGGGCGGCTCGAGCCGGACACCAACACGGTCGAACGATCGATCAGGCCAATTGCGATCGGAAAAAAGAACTCGTTGTTCAGTGGTGACGAAGGCGGGGGCGAGACCTGGGCGATACTCGCTTCGCTTCTTAACACAGCGAAATTGAATGGCCTCGACCCCGAGGCGTATCTCGTCGACGTTCTCGATCGCATGGTGAGCGGCGCCACGAAGACCAACCAGCTTCACGAACTTCTGGCCTGGAACTGGAAGGCCGCACGCGAAGCCGAAAAGCGGGCCGTGGCATGA
- a CDS encoding IS256 family transposase codes for MTETTNVLAFRQPSAVDDPLTDIVRAGARDLLARAIEIEVGAFLASTANLTLPDGRARLVRHGHGPVREIATGIGPVEVARPKVRDRGASGPGDRLRFSSAILPLWARRTKSLDALIPVLYLRGISTGDFQEALSALLGKDAPNLSPSVIAGLKADWQVEYERWQRRDLSARRYVYIWADGVYLQARMEDHSECMLVLIGTTPEGKKELIGFQVGVRESAQSWRELLIDLRQRGLRIAPQLAIGDGALGFWKALDEAFPGTRHQRCWCHKVSNVLDKVAKSVQGPMKNDLRNIYLAPHRAEAETAIDVFVEKYHVKYGRAVECLIKDRHALLAFFDFPAEHWIHLRSSNPIESVFATVRHRTVRTKGSLSQQTAKLMVFKLIDAASKTWRRLKSTNQLPKVIAGVKFIDGIEVIPNTESHAA; via the coding sequence ATGACCGAGACTACCAATGTTCTTGCTTTCCGTCAGCCGTCCGCGGTTGATGATCCACTGACCGATATCGTTCGTGCCGGCGCGCGGGACCTGCTTGCCAGGGCGATCGAGATCGAGGTTGGCGCGTTTCTGGCCAGCACGGCCAATCTGACGCTGCCCGACGGTCGAGCGCGCCTGGTCCGACATGGGCACGGTCCGGTGCGCGAGATTGCGACCGGCATCGGTCCGGTGGAGGTCGCTCGTCCCAAGGTCCGCGACCGCGGAGCGAGCGGGCCAGGCGACCGCCTCCGCTTCAGTTCGGCAATCCTGCCGCTATGGGCGCGGCGGACGAAGAGCCTGGATGCCTTGATCCCGGTCCTCTATTTGCGCGGCATCTCGACCGGCGACTTCCAGGAGGCGCTCTCGGCGCTGCTCGGCAAGGATGCGCCGAACCTGTCGCCTTCGGTGATCGCCGGCCTGAAGGCCGATTGGCAGGTCGAGTACGAACGCTGGCAGAGACGCGATCTGTCGGCGCGTCGCTATGTCTACATCTGGGCCGATGGCGTGTACCTGCAGGCCCGCATGGAAGATCACAGCGAATGCATGCTGGTGCTGATTGGCACCACGCCGGAAGGCAAGAAGGAGCTGATCGGCTTCCAGGTCGGCGTGCGCGAGAGCGCGCAGAGCTGGCGCGAACTCCTGATCGACCTGCGGCAACGCGGGTTACGGATTGCCCCGCAACTCGCCATCGGCGACGGCGCCCTCGGCTTCTGGAAGGCACTGGACGAGGCCTTTCCCGGCACGCGGCACCAACGATGCTGGTGCCATAAAGTGAGCAACGTACTCGACAAGGTCGCCAAATCCGTGCAGGGCCCCATGAAGAACGACCTGCGGAACATCTATCTGGCCCCACACCGGGCCGAAGCTGAAACCGCGATCGACGTCTTCGTCGAGAAATACCACGTCAAATACGGACGTGCGGTGGAGTGCCTGATCAAGGATCGCCATGCGCTGCTCGCCTTCTTCGACTTCCCTGCTGAGCACTGGATCCACCTACGCAGCTCGAACCCGATCGAGAGCGTCTTCGCCACGGTGCGCCACCGAACGGTGCGGACCAAGGGATCGCTGTCGCAACAAACTGCGAAGCTGATGGTGTTCAAGCTCATCGACGCCGCATCGAAGACCTGGCGGCGATTGAAGAGCACGAACCAGTTGCCGAAAGTCATCGCCGGTGTAAAGTTCATCGACGGAATCGAAGTCATTCCGAACACTGAAAGCCACGCCGCCTGA
- a CDS encoding helix-turn-helix transcriptional regulator: MADDSHIEPRLLSGKAAAAYCSVTLNTWSKWVTAGLMPKPVIGRRWDKRAIDQMLDKLSGIEAPSGPAEEENPFEKWMREDAMRRGGT; the protein is encoded by the coding sequence TTGGCCGACGATAGCCACATTGAGCCTCGTTTGCTCTCCGGGAAGGCTGCCGCCGCGTATTGTAGCGTGACCCTAAACACCTGGTCGAAATGGGTGACAGCCGGCCTAATGCCCAAACCGGTCATCGGGCGCCGTTGGGACAAGCGAGCCATTGACCAGATGCTGGACAAGTTGTCGGGGATTGAGGCGCCTTCCGGGCCTGCCGAGGAAGAGAACCCCTTCGAAAAATGGATGCGGGAAGACGCGATGCGACGAGGAGGAACCTAA
- a CDS encoding M12 family metallopeptidase, which translates to MSDSEQKLRQALMRIADVAQAAADTGRYVDEDDKPHGETARRPHNHAGGKNAHCSIKQLPGRLVEKAAKTATSINPMNRVSFGAIGSVARGLVLSPAAIAVLVGKYWGPQQRRLTVSFLDGGPSDLRRRIIQHMNAWNQTAGISFVETRGVGKVRISRNQAGYWSYLGTDILHIPSNRPTLNLQGFTMNTEDSEFHRVVRHEAGHTLGFPHEHMREELVDLIDPQKAYDFFLRTQGWSREMVDQQVLTPLSQDSIMATPPDQDSIMCYQLPGSITKDGQPIRGGSDINATDYAFAGQIYPKVSSEGASSLQAQMGLADEWSPSEDVEVDEELVP; encoded by the coding sequence ATGAGCGATAGCGAACAGAAACTCCGCCAAGCGTTGATGAGAATCGCAGATGTGGCTCAGGCAGCCGCGGATACCGGACGGTATGTGGACGAGGACGATAAGCCGCATGGCGAGACGGCGCGGCGCCCACATAACCACGCGGGAGGAAAAAACGCGCATTGTTCGATTAAGCAACTGCCCGGCCGTCTAGTCGAAAAGGCGGCGAAGACTGCAACATCCATCAATCCTATGAACCGAGTTAGCTTCGGTGCCATCGGCTCCGTGGCACGCGGCCTGGTACTCTCTCCGGCCGCAATTGCAGTTCTGGTTGGTAAGTATTGGGGCCCGCAGCAGCGCCGGCTCACGGTCAGCTTCCTGGATGGCGGACCAAGCGATCTTCGCCGACGGATCATTCAGCACATGAATGCCTGGAATCAAACCGCAGGGATCTCATTCGTGGAGACCCGCGGTGTGGGGAAGGTGCGCATCTCGCGGAATCAAGCAGGATACTGGTCCTATCTCGGGACCGACATCCTGCACATTCCCAGTAATCGCCCGACGCTGAACCTGCAGGGTTTCACCATGAATACGGAGGACAGCGAATTCCATCGTGTGGTGCGTCATGAAGCCGGACACACGCTCGGCTTCCCGCATGAACACATGCGCGAGGAGCTGGTTGATCTCATAGATCCACAGAAGGCCTACGACTTCTTCCTGCGCACACAGGGGTGGTCTCGTGAGATGGTGGACCAGCAGGTGCTGACACCGCTCAGCCAGGACTCAATCATGGCCACCCCACCGGACCAAGATTCGATCATGTGCTATCAACTTCCGGGATCGATTACCAAAGACGGTCAGCCGATCCGGGGAGGCTCGGACATCAATGCCACCGACTATGCCTTCGCGGGACAGATCTACCCGAAGGTTTCATCTGAGGGTGCATCGTCGCTCCAAGCTCAAATGGGCCTCGCCGACGAATGGTCCCCGTCGGAGGATGTGGAGGTGGACGAGGAACTGGTACCTTAA
- a CDS encoding UPF0149 family protein → MTKPKQGRGTRKARKTTMADYAMSFERLGQWISKRARSPTLRHPRATSLSMLDGAVAAVVAGPVSMASEEWVCPLLGVDPDAFNHDTEEFSAIAATLMRHNAISETLSTRPESFEPLFVRSPDGEVDPQPWCMGFYAVMKLRLLVWSRLLPPNGTEHLMLRPILVHCIDDAGRPLLPPARRTLGTQPIIQNAWRNIPATVEALRQFWMPIRFKRGA, encoded by the coding sequence ATGACGAAGCCGAAGCAAGGGCGGGGAACGCGAAAAGCACGCAAGACGACGATGGCGGACTATGCCATGTCGTTCGAACGGCTCGGGCAATGGATCAGCAAGCGCGCCAGGTCGCCGACGCTTCGGCATCCGCGGGCGACGTCGCTCTCCATGCTCGATGGCGCGGTGGCCGCGGTCGTCGCCGGGCCGGTCTCGATGGCGTCCGAGGAATGGGTGTGCCCGCTCCTCGGCGTAGATCCCGACGCCTTCAATCACGACACCGAGGAGTTCTCGGCAATCGCCGCCACGCTGATGCGCCACAACGCTATCAGCGAGACGCTGTCGACGAGACCGGAGAGCTTCGAGCCGCTGTTCGTGCGATCACCGGACGGCGAAGTCGACCCGCAGCCCTGGTGCATGGGCTTCTACGCCGTCATGAAGCTTCGGCTTCTCGTCTGGTCGCGGCTTCTCCCCCCGAATGGAACCGAACACCTTATGCTGCGGCCGATCTTGGTCCATTGCATCGACGACGCCGGTCGACCCTTGCTACCCCCGGCCCGGCGCACGCTGGGAACGCAGCCCATCATCCAAAACGCCTGGCGCAACATTCCAGCAACCGTCGAGGCCCTCCGGCAGTTCTGGATGCCTATACGCTTCAAGCGCGGTGCGTAG
- the tnpA gene encoding IS66-like element accessory protein TnpA, translated as MHQDRHQDGHDAASYQRIEVITGERRRRSWSDAEKARIVAESADPETSISEVARRNGVNRGLLSVWRRQARLASSEAPQFVQVRLEAAVEAQPNAIDKAHVLTDPAERIEVMIAGATVRVPVGVDAATLERVLAAVRSTR; from the coding sequence ATGCATCAAGACAGACATCAAGACGGGCATGATGCCGCCTCCTATCAGCGGATCGAGGTGATCACAGGGGAGAGGCGACGGCGCAGTTGGAGCGATGCGGAGAAGGCGCGGATCGTGGCCGAGAGTGCCGATCCGGAGACGAGCATTTCCGAGGTGGCTCGACGCAACGGGGTGAACCGGGGACTGCTCAGTGTGTGGCGGCGCCAGGCGCGGCTCGCGTCGAGCGAAGCGCCGCAGTTCGTGCAAGTCAGGCTCGAGGCCGCCGTCGAGGCGCAGCCGAACGCGATCGATAAGGCGCATGTTCTGACGGATCCGGCCGAGCGGATCGAGGTGATGATCGCGGGCGCGACGGTGCGCGTGCCCGTCGGCGTCGACGCCGCGACGCTGGAGCGCGTGCTGGCGGCGGTGAGATCGACGCGATGA
- a CDS encoding gluzincin family metallopeptidase — translation MGIQAHPPLHCVKPEMAASVPRPKIGKVQRALTASANYFVVDPVFLATASMQPYQRTHQDPIHRPLRIYTLDPAASRQDGAVAVLNAPFERLRSMCERNALEGSVLEVVDWDETTEQFNGPVDLDDPRILIENGRPPSPSDPQFRQQMVYAVCASTYDVFRRALGRDPCWGFRSRRGQAYAKLRIRPQAFCGRNAYYDSSAGELKFGYYAADGSVQGRNRPGGRVFTSLSHDIIVHEMTHALLDGLRPRFRLPTHPDVSAFHEGFADLVAILMHFSYSDVVRAAIERSGVTPDEVLLSIATQFGHTTGSCRPLRSAIDPAGLGQDKEGSVRRYDEVGDEPHERGSLLVTAIFEAFATILQRKTKRFIRLARLAPGEAPGSELCEILADQASTLASQFLSICIRAIDYCPPFDLCFGEYLRAVITADFDLVQDDPFGYREAIIDSFARRRIYADDVPDLAEDSLLWRPPDKKGMEPIEALHFKRLRFAGDPGRAADETELRRQAEALGSYVMRPGYARAFGCALPGDMQLNGDHIDPAVVGSIRSLRRVGPDRQVTFDTVAEITQRRWCKGSSGTFREVFGGSTVILGPDGSVRYVIRKCVTDQRRIEAQADHLNGKGGSKGWTSRGSHHQLSRSSMCHLFSGTVGAQQPTTGRRMT, via the coding sequence ATGGGTATTCAGGCGCATCCACCCCTTCATTGCGTGAAGCCTGAGATGGCAGCGAGTGTACCTCGCCCGAAGATTGGCAAAGTACAGCGTGCGCTGACTGCATCGGCCAACTATTTCGTGGTGGATCCGGTTTTCTTAGCGACTGCCTCTATGCAGCCGTATCAAAGGACGCATCAGGATCCAATCCATCGGCCGCTCAGAATCTATACGCTCGATCCAGCTGCAAGTCGGCAGGATGGCGCTGTTGCGGTGCTAAATGCCCCATTTGAGCGATTGCGCTCGATGTGCGAGCGCAACGCTCTAGAAGGCAGCGTCCTAGAAGTGGTCGACTGGGATGAGACGACGGAGCAGTTCAACGGGCCCGTCGACTTGGATGATCCTCGAATCCTGATCGAAAATGGGCGCCCCCCCTCGCCGTCCGACCCTCAGTTCCGGCAGCAGATGGTCTACGCGGTCTGCGCGTCCACGTACGATGTCTTCAGGCGCGCGCTGGGACGTGATCCGTGCTGGGGCTTTCGCTCCAGGCGTGGCCAAGCTTATGCAAAGCTTAGAATTCGGCCACAGGCCTTCTGCGGCCGCAATGCCTATTACGATTCATCAGCTGGGGAACTCAAGTTCGGCTACTATGCTGCCGATGGTAGTGTGCAGGGACGAAATCGTCCCGGCGGTCGGGTGTTCACAAGCCTCTCACACGACATCATTGTGCACGAGATGACCCACGCGTTGCTGGACGGTCTTCGGCCGCGCTTTCGACTGCCGACCCATCCGGATGTCTCGGCCTTTCACGAAGGTTTTGCCGACCTCGTGGCAATACTCATGCATTTCTCGTATTCGGATGTTGTTCGTGCCGCGATTGAGCGGTCAGGGGTCACGCCCGATGAGGTGCTTCTGTCAATCGCTACCCAATTCGGACATACCACAGGTTCGTGCAGACCATTGCGATCAGCCATCGATCCTGCGGGACTTGGCCAAGACAAGGAGGGCAGCGTCCGACGATATGACGAAGTCGGGGACGAGCCGCACGAGCGCGGTTCGCTTCTGGTAACGGCGATCTTCGAAGCGTTCGCCACGATACTTCAACGGAAGACAAAGCGATTCATTCGCCTGGCACGTCTGGCTCCCGGTGAGGCTCCAGGCTCCGAGCTTTGCGAGATCCTCGCCGACCAGGCAAGCACATTGGCATCACAGTTTCTTTCCATTTGCATACGAGCCATCGACTACTGCCCGCCGTTCGACCTCTGTTTTGGCGAATATCTGCGAGCAGTTATCACTGCGGACTTCGATCTCGTTCAGGACGACCCCTTCGGCTATCGCGAGGCAATCATCGATTCGTTCGCCCGTCGTCGCATCTACGCCGATGACGTGCCGGATCTAGCGGAGGATTCTCTGCTATGGCGACCGCCTGACAAGAAGGGCATGGAGCCGATCGAAGCATTGCACTTCAAAAGGCTGCGCTTCGCGGGCGATCCGGGGCGAGCAGCCGACGAGACCGAACTGCGCCGACAGGCCGAAGCTCTCGGGTCTTACGTCATGCGACCAGGATACGCACGCGCGTTCGGCTGCGCTCTGCCGGGCGACATGCAACTAAACGGCGATCACATCGATCCTGCAGTTGTTGGTTCTATTCGATCTCTTCGTCGCGTCGGCCCGGACCGGCAAGTCACCTTCGATACAGTCGCCGAGATCACCCAACGGCGTTGGTGCAAGGGGAGCTCGGGAACGTTCAGAGAGGTCTTCGGCGGCTCAACGGTCATTCTCGGCCCAGACGGCAGCGTTCGCTACGTAATTCGCAAGTGCGTGACGGATCAACGCCGAATAGAAGCGCAAGCAGACCATCTCAACGGTAAAGGTGGTTCAAAGGGATGGACGAGCCGTGGCAGCCACCACCAACTGTCGCGATCGAGCATGTGCCATCTCTTTAGTGGAACAGTCGGTGCCCAGCAACCAACAACAGGAAGGAGAATGACATGA
- the tnpB gene encoding IS66 family insertion sequence element accessory protein TnpB (TnpB, as the term is used for proteins encoded by IS66 family insertion elements, is considered an accessory protein, since TnpC, encoded by a neighboring gene, is a DDE family transposase.) gives MISFGPMVRVFVATQPIDFRKGVHGLVALVAEGLGGKPYSGDVYVFRSKRSDRLKLLVFDGSGMVLATKWLENGGFAWPPVREGTMPVTGAQLAMLIEGLAEWSRVVPKVTKRPTKVA, from the coding sequence ATGATCTCTTTCGGTCCAATGGTCCGTGTGTTCGTCGCGACGCAGCCGATTGACTTTCGTAAAGGCGTTCATGGCCTTGTCGCGCTGGTAGCGGAGGGATTAGGCGGCAAGCCCTACAGCGGTGACGTTTATGTCTTCCGATCGAAGCGATCGGATCGTTTGAAGCTACTGGTTTTTGACGGCTCGGGAATGGTTCTAGCGACGAAGTGGCTGGAGAATGGGGGCTTTGCCTGGCCACCTGTTCGCGAGGGTACGATGCCGGTGACGGGGGCGCAACTGGCGATGCTGATTGAAGGTCTTGCGGAGTGGTCGCGTGTGGTCCCGAAGGTGACGAAGCGGCCGACGAAGGTTGCCTGA